One window of Vitis riparia cultivar Riparia Gloire de Montpellier isolate 1030 chromosome 5, EGFV_Vit.rip_1.0, whole genome shotgun sequence genomic DNA carries:
- the LOC117913856 gene encoding probable folate-biopterin transporter 8, chloroplastic isoform X1: MIFPSISVRAPLNPITPSVLKPPPKPSLFRVKPVHCSNHHQNPNAVDKSVKLSTHLIHHITVATELVNKKHGKKNSGDEERRESSSQVGSRQMLGLCGFGYGVQGFRCFPWLALNFHMAHNLRLDPSMMQIVQNIGNLPMVGKPLFGILSDAFYIGGAHRIPYIFLGAFLQILSWGALSLIPVAGEALATLMLCVLLSNLGASITEVAQDALVAEYGQKHRRGGLQSYAFMAVAAGGILGNLFGGYFLQNTQPNTMFLVFAILLLFQVAVSLTTKEDSLGLPQPVDQNLVRKSIFEGVREQFSNLMTTIGEDSICRPLAWVVVSIAMVPILSGPIFCYQTQCLCLDPSTIGMSRVVSQLMLLSATVLYNQFWKRIPMRKLIGTVQILYASSLLLDLVLVRQINLSLGIPNQVFALCFSGVAETIAQFKLLPFSVLFASLCPSGCEGSLTSFLASAFCLSSIFSGVFGAGLASLIGITGGDYSSLPVGILIQFLAALVPLGWMHLVPMVDPTAEKERKKGTSKRSRRNRRVGRVALDSIYAYRREREYEEQR; this comes from the exons ATGATTTTCCCATCAATTTCTGTGAGAGCCCCATTAAACCCAATCACCCCGTCAGTCCTTAAACCCCCACCAAAACCCTCTCTGTTTCGCGTGAAGCCTGTCCACTGTTCGAATCATCATCAGAACCCCAACGCCGTCGATAAATCCGTGAAACTCTCGACCCATCTCATACACCACATCACGGTAGCCACTGAACTAGTGAACAAAAAGCATGGTAAGAAAAACAGTGGAGATGAAGAGAGGAGAGAATCTTCTTCCCAAGTGGGTAGTCGGCAGATGTTGGGTTTATGCGGGTTTGGGTACGGGGTACAAGGTTTCAGGTGTTTTCCATGGCTTGCGCTCAACTTCCACATGGCCCACAATCTTAGACTGGACCCTTCAATGATGCAGATTGTGCAGAACATTGGTAACCTTCCCATGGTGGGCAAGCCTCTGTTTGGAATCTTGTCAGATGCTTTTTACATTGGTGGTGCTCACAGAATCCCTTATATTTTCCTTGGAG CCTTTTTGCAGATTCTCTCTTGGGGGGCGTTGTCATTGATCCCAGTTGCAGGTGAAGCACTTGCTACTCTTATGCTGTGTGTTCTTCTCAGTAATCTTGGAGCATCCATTACAGAAGTTGCACAGGATGCTCTTGTTGCAGAGTATGGCCAAAAGCATAGAAGGGGTGGCCTCCAATCTTATGCTTTCATGGCTGTGGCTGCTGGTGGAATCCTTGGCAACTTATTTGGTGGATATTTTTTACAAAACACACAACCCAATACAATGTTTCTTGTATTCGCAATTCTACTCCTCTTTCAAGTTGCAGTGTCCTTGACTACGAAAGAGGATTCTCTTGGCTTACCACAACCAGTGGATCAGAATCTTGTTAGGAAATCGATCTTTGAAGGTGTTAGAGAACAGTTCTCTAACCTTATGACAACAATTGGTGAAGATAGCATCTGTCGCCCTCTTGCTTGGGTTGTAGTTTCTATTGCCATGGTCCCAATTCTGTCAGGGCCCATCTTTTGCTACCAAACACAATGCCTTTGCCTTGATCCTTCAACTATTGGGATGTCTCGAGTGGTTAGTCAGTTGATGCTTCTATCTGCAACTGTACTCTATAATCAGTTCTGGAAAAGGATTCCCATGAGGAAACTGATTGGCACTGTGCAGATTCTGTATGCCTCCTCCCTTCTTCTGGACCTTGTTCTAGTAAGACAGATAAATCTCAGTTTGGGTATTCCAAACCAGGTGTTTGCTCTTTGTTTTTCAGGTGTAGCAGAAACTATTGCACAGTTTAAGCTCCTACCGTTCTCAGTGCTTTTTGCAAGTTTGTGTCCATCAGGTTGTGAAGGATCTCTGACTTCTTTCTTAGCATCAGCATTTTGTTTGTCATCAATATTCAGTGGGGTTTTTGGTGCTGGATTGGCTTCTCTAATTGGAATAACAGGCGGTGACTACTCGAGCCTGCCTGTGGGGATTCTGATACAGTTCCTTGCAGCTTTAGTGCCTTTGGGGTGGATGCACCTTGTACCCATGGTGGACCCAACAGctgaaaaggaaaggaagaaggGTACAAGtaaaagaagtagaagaaataGAAGGGTTGGAAGAGTAGCTCTTGATTCAATTTATGCTTACCGGCGAGAAAGAGAATACGAGGAGCAGAGGTAA
- the LOC117913856 gene encoding probable folate-biopterin transporter 8, chloroplastic isoform X2, with amino-acid sequence MLFTLVVLTESLIFSLEILSWGALSLIPVAGEALATLMLCVLLSNLGASITEVAQDALVAEYGQKHRRGGLQSYAFMAVAAGGILGNLFGGYFLQNTQPNTMFLVFAILLLFQVAVSLTTKEDSLGLPQPVDQNLVRKSIFEGVREQFSNLMTTIGEDSICRPLAWVVVSIAMVPILSGPIFCYQTQCLCLDPSTIGMSRVVSQLMLLSATVLYNQFWKRIPMRKLIGTVQILYASSLLLDLVLVRQINLSLGIPNQVFALCFSGVAETIAQFKLLPFSVLFASLCPSGCEGSLTSFLASAFCLSSIFSGVFGAGLASLIGITGGDYSSLPVGILIQFLAALVPLGWMHLVPMVDPTAEKERKKGTSKRSRRNRRVGRVALDSIYAYRREREYEEQR; translated from the exons ATGCTTTTTACATTGGTGGTGCTCACAGAATCCCTTATATTTTCCTTGGAG ATTCTCTCTTGGGGGGCGTTGTCATTGATCCCAGTTGCAGGTGAAGCACTTGCTACTCTTATGCTGTGTGTTCTTCTCAGTAATCTTGGAGCATCCATTACAGAAGTTGCACAGGATGCTCTTGTTGCAGAGTATGGCCAAAAGCATAGAAGGGGTGGCCTCCAATCTTATGCTTTCATGGCTGTGGCTGCTGGTGGAATCCTTGGCAACTTATTTGGTGGATATTTTTTACAAAACACACAACCCAATACAATGTTTCTTGTATTCGCAATTCTACTCCTCTTTCAAGTTGCAGTGTCCTTGACTACGAAAGAGGATTCTCTTGGCTTACCACAACCAGTGGATCAGAATCTTGTTAGGAAATCGATCTTTGAAGGTGTTAGAGAACAGTTCTCTAACCTTATGACAACAATTGGTGAAGATAGCATCTGTCGCCCTCTTGCTTGGGTTGTAGTTTCTATTGCCATGGTCCCAATTCTGTCAGGGCCCATCTTTTGCTACCAAACACAATGCCTTTGCCTTGATCCTTCAACTATTGGGATGTCTCGAGTGGTTAGTCAGTTGATGCTTCTATCTGCAACTGTACTCTATAATCAGTTCTGGAAAAGGATTCCCATGAGGAAACTGATTGGCACTGTGCAGATTCTGTATGCCTCCTCCCTTCTTCTGGACCTTGTTCTAGTAAGACAGATAAATCTCAGTTTGGGTATTCCAAACCAGGTGTTTGCTCTTTGTTTTTCAGGTGTAGCAGAAACTATTGCACAGTTTAAGCTCCTACCGTTCTCAGTGCTTTTTGCAAGTTTGTGTCCATCAGGTTGTGAAGGATCTCTGACTTCTTTCTTAGCATCAGCATTTTGTTTGTCATCAATATTCAGTGGGGTTTTTGGTGCTGGATTGGCTTCTCTAATTGGAATAACAGGCGGTGACTACTCGAGCCTGCCTGTGGGGATTCTGATACAGTTCCTTGCAGCTTTAGTGCCTTTGGGGTGGATGCACCTTGTACCCATGGTGGACCCAACAGctgaaaaggaaaggaagaaggGTACAAGtaaaagaagtagaagaaataGAAGGGTTGGAAGAGTAGCTCTTGATTCAATTTATGCTTACCGGCGAGAAAGAGAATACGAGGAGCAGAGGTAA